In Epinephelus lanceolatus isolate andai-2023 chromosome 13, ASM4190304v1, whole genome shotgun sequence, the following are encoded in one genomic region:
- the LOC117271207 gene encoding uncharacterized protein LOC117271207, producing MDKITEEISWLTERELTSPLSPKRPRMDYTMTNNHSGQSRFDFPELLTSQKTIDSPSSTSALMKKERENTEDEKPHEQLQDSKLIVTSVTKLNASHIDNEHTGSSQVCFIGAERCFLPLVKDEQPPVTATDEHSSYPVDDAGGALAESHTSKDASADTSSHSDCKQPGKSLEDKPPVGYSLPAGNEEDRRQVQNSVSQIEPFILSSGDEGVRCQPDCTYEDALCDTGFCNTFVQSAEVEESNQRKEKDGFCENTLFSKEEGNNLICSTDYVDYKSFHSNPEEQPSGNLAEGVKNEELQICENENVAVCDGETKGQVNENEMSKSFISSAAECVEGSIVSHDVVLARNIAMKSGSLEADGFYGAKGEHAAGKMIATAPSETADHTTEPPMPARISQAPAEGDNDASPFSVIDPAMWSETDRKAEENHRNSESTAGVELSPSVKVSEMETPLPLCSDVRLSQEVSVPDQTGRFNHQSKTEQCKDEKEESWQSHTEPQACSVTTNETHNKTGNKGSCHWRSSLSSSPCRLAKPSPAGDGRQESHDTVGHELKEQDQSGCFPVSPNHPEMQEVEYLQTEIARIAGATEIREREEMTSSEEEIGADEHGKLENLSDSEEKLPPQNQKHTEDATEISTGDCDKLSHRDDELEINLECLSDDSYNAVISIKEGTTEEKERKEEAGGEEEMDVHGNSEILVKSEDDHQPQSQQKGDMTEESISECSEGNMCRSGHKSTVLGQHEQENKLSCFSDCHHRAETFMAENKDDLLAVTFPPTSDAVVPGPHELLHSQNADKPTALNCNDRFSPVPSAFTFNNSVPRGFDTFERIQLTLDDDDAGLSNSPLLTSLPGQLLKSPQRQVYDCMPEAESNEHNKVPEEEEEEEVERFECHTENMAKGFLSSDTSCNELPNFILAANVLALGQPELQPNCESSYNSSECFQGNLNPKSMSSTVSSKSNGPASDVNDSPEFEMKKQFDMVLKELNLFFDISRNDFASDSRASSPERFSSIIEALEGNTTNCKEHFSSPELGRPSSDANEDHSLEMCGGDPVVSFTSGSGDGEQEVPLGSQLCQETSMYTAEEQHKEPREMDQKRKMWSPSFACQPFLEHLSLRQLEQPRRLEPLRTCTRPIRVGLSKRAKTKHLHRPHPYR from the exons ATGGATAAAATCACAGAAGAGATCAGTTGGCTAACTGAGAGAGAGCTTACCTCGCCACTCTCCCCCAAGCGACCAAGGATGGATTACACAATGACAAACAACCACAGTGGGCAGAGCAGGTTTGACTTCCCAGAGCTTTTGACATCTCAGAAAACCATTGACTCCCCATCATCAACCAGTGCCTTGATGAAGAAGGAACGTGAGAATACTGAAGATGAAAAACCTCATGAGCAACTGCAAGACAGTAAATTAATTGTCACCTCTGTTACTAAGCTAAATGCGTCACACATTGACAATGAACACACAGGATCATCTCAAGTCTGTTTTATCGGTGCTGAGAGATGCTTTCTACCTCTGGTGAAAGATGAGCAGCCTCCAGTTACTGCAACTGATGAACACAGCTCATACCCAGTAGATGATGCAGGTGGGGCACTAGCAGAGTCTCACACTTCAAAAGACGCCAGCGCTGACACGTCCAGTCACTCTGATTGCAAACAGCCTGGAAAATCACTTGAAGACAAGCCCCCTGTTGGTTACAGTCTTCCTGCTGGAAATGAGGAGGATAGGAGACAGGTGCAAAATAGTGTCAGTCAAATCGAACCATTCATCCTTAGTTCAGGTGATGAGGGGGTCAGATGTCAGCCTGATTGCACTTATGAAGATGCACTATGTGACACAGGTTTCTGCAATACATTCGTCCAATCTGCAGAAGTTGAAGAGAGTAATCAGAGGAAAGAGAAGGATGGATTTTGTGAGAATACCCTTTTCAGCAAGGAAGAGGGTAACAATCTCATATGTTCCACAGATTATGTAGACTATAAATCATTCCACTCAAACCCTGAAGAGCAACCCTCTGGGAACTTGGCAGAAGGTGTAAAAAATGAGGAATTACAGatttgtgaaaatgaaaatgttgctGTCTGTGATGGGGAAACAAAAGGCCAAGTCAATGAGAATGAGATGAGCAAAAGCTTCATCTCGTCTGCTGCTGAATGCGTTGAGGGATCAATTGTTTCTCATGATGTGGTATTGGCCAGAAATATTGCAATGAAAAGCGGGAGTCTCGAAGCTGACGGCTTCTATGGGGCAAAAGGAGAGCATGCTGCTGGCAAGATGATAGCCACAGCTCCGAGTGAAACGGCTGATCACACAACAGAGCCTCCGATGCCTGCAAGAATCAGTCAAGCGCCTGCTGAAGGAGATAATGATGCGAGCCCTTTCAGTGTAATTGACCCTGCAATGTGGAGTGAAACTGACAGGAAGGCTGAAGAGAACCACCGTAACTCAGAGAGCACTGCAGGTGTAGAATTATCTCCATCAGTAAAAGTCTCCGAGATGGAAACACCTCTGCCACTCTGTTCTGACGTCCGGCTATCACAGGAGGTTTCAGTTCCTGACCAGACCGGACGGTTTAATCACCAAAGCAAAACAGAGCAGTGCAAAGATGAAAAAGAGGAGTCATGGCAGTCACACACAGAGCCACAGGCTTGTTCCGTCACCACTAACGAAACACACAACAAGACTGGCAACAAAGGCAGCTGTCATTGGAGATCCAGTCTCAGCAGTAGTCCATGCAGGCTAGCAAAGCCTTCTCCTGCAGGGGATGGAAGACAAGAAAGCCATGATACTGTGGGACATGAGTTGAAAGAGCAGGATCAGTCTGGCTGCTTTCCTGTCAGTCCTAACCACCCGGAGATGCAGGAAGTTGAATATTTACAGACTGAAATTGCCAGAATTGCAGGGGCAACTGAGataagagaaagagaagaaatgaCAAGTTCTGAAGAAGAAATAGGAGCTGATGAACATGGGAAATTAGAAAACTTGTCAGACTCAGAGGAAAAACTGccaccacaaaatcaaaaacacacagaagatGCAACTGAAATATCAACTGGTGATTGTGACAAATTATCACATAGAGATGATGAATTGGAGATTAACCTTGAATGCTTGTCTGATGACTCATACAATGCTGTTATTTCAATAAAGGAAGGGACAACagaggagaaggaaagaaaagaagaggcaGGTGGTGAAGAAGAAATGGATGTGCATGGTAACTCTGAGATATTAGTGAAATCTGAGGATGATCATCAGCCACAAAGTCAACAGAAAGGAGACATGACTGAGGAATCCATCAGTGAATGTTCAGAGGGCAACATGTGTAGAAGTGGCCACAAATCAACTGTACTAGGTCAACATGAACAAGAAAACAAACTCAGTTGTTTCTCCGATTGCCACCACAGAGCCGAGACATTCATGGCTGAAAATAAAGATGACCTTTTGGCTGTCACGTTTCCCCCAACAAGTGATGCAGTTGTGCCTGGCCCACATGAATTACTCCATTCACAAAATGCTGACAAACCCACAGCCCTTAACTGTAATGACAGATTTTCCCCAGTGCCATCTGCCTTCACTTTTAACAACAGTGTGCCGAGGGGGTTTGACACGTTTGAAAGGATCCAGCTCACactagatgatgatgatgctggcCTTAGCAACAGCCCTCTCCTCACCAGCCTGCCCGGGCAGCTTTTGAAATCACCCCAGCGACAAGTTTACGACTGCATGCCAGAGGCAGAGAGCAATGAGCACAACAAGGTaccagaagaggaggaggaagaggaggtagaAAGATTTGAGTGTCACACTGAGAACATGGCTAAGGGATTTCTAAGCAGCGATACCAGTTGTAATGAACTCCCCAACTTTATCTTAGCAGCAAATGTTCTTGCTCTTGGACAGCCAGAGCTACAGCCTAACTGTGAATCATCTTATAATTCTTCTGAGTGCTTCCAGGGTAACTTAAACCCAAAGTCGATGTCCTCCACTGTTTCCTCTAAGAGCAACGGACCAGCCTCTGATGTGAACGACAGCCCAGAGTTTGAGATGAAAAAACAATTTGACATGGTCTTGAAAGAGCTGAACTTGTTTTTTGATATCAGTAGAAATGATTTTGCAAGCGACAGTAGAGCATCGTCACCTGAGCGATTTAGTAGTATAATTGAAGCTTTGGAGGGCAACACTACAAACTGCAAAGAACATTTCAGCAGCCCAGAACTGGGACGCCCATCATCAG ATGCCAATGAAGACCACAGCCTGGAAATGTGTGGAGGTGATCCAGTGGTTTCTTTCACTTCTGGCAGCGGTGACGGCGAGCAGGAGGTGCCCCTTGGCAGCCAGCTGTGCCAAGAAACATCCATGTACACTGCAGAGGAACAACACAaag AGCCCCGGGAGATGGATCAGAAGAGGAAAATGTGGTCTCCGTCCTTTGCGTGTCAACCATTCTTGGAACACCTGAGCCTCA